One Ethanoligenens harbinense YUAN-3 genomic window carries:
- a CDS encoding ABC transporter permease, giving the protein MKRIFLVGMNMFRILFRKKSSFVLYLLLPVLIAGAAFFLTHFFSTTVTVGVVNEDDGSYGKAFVNLLGQVGNAKIVSDTPSQLRQALDTGTVDYGIAVGRDFSRQIQSGTVPQVTFYQYGSSASSGMEELVSATLKSEVGRAAGESGESVSVKTVSVPKTTSNGNKNISTMGLFIMFLLFSASFVSELIIEDKAGGAFYRVISTPVSEPEYVLGNILVNLVIVSAQILIALAAILFLFHIEVYVAFWKLFLTLLLFGCTATAFGILIASFCKEHEQANSLQTLIILPTSMISGCLMNISIMPDAVQNAARLTPQYWTLEAITSLQKGERFLNTLPDLLILAGFASLFFLVAIFVFKRNRDLNAP; this is encoded by the coding sequence TTGAAACGGATTTTCCTCGTCGGAATGAATATGTTCCGCATCCTGTTCCGAAAAAAAAGCAGTTTCGTTCTCTATCTTTTGCTGCCGGTGCTGATTGCCGGGGCGGCATTTTTTCTGACGCATTTTTTCAGCACCACCGTCACGGTCGGCGTTGTCAACGAGGATGACGGAAGCTACGGCAAAGCTTTTGTCAACCTGCTTGGACAGGTGGGGAACGCAAAGATTGTCTCCGACACGCCGTCTCAGCTCAGACAGGCGCTGGATACCGGGACGGTTGATTACGGGATTGCGGTTGGCCGGGACTTCAGCCGGCAGATACAGTCGGGAACGGTTCCGCAGGTCACGTTCTATCAATACGGTTCGTCGGCTTCCAGCGGTATGGAGGAACTGGTATCCGCCACGTTGAAAAGCGAGGTCGGCCGGGCGGCGGGCGAAAGCGGGGAAAGCGTTTCGGTCAAAACGGTCAGCGTACCCAAGACCACGTCCAACGGGAACAAAAACATCAGCACGATGGGCCTTTTCATCATGTTCCTGTTGTTCAGTGCAAGTTTTGTTTCGGAGCTCATCATCGAGGATAAGGCCGGCGGTGCGTTTTACCGTGTTATTTCCACGCCGGTTTCGGAACCCGAGTACGTGCTGGGCAATATTCTTGTTAATCTTGTCATTGTCAGCGCGCAGATCCTTATCGCGTTGGCGGCAATCCTGTTTCTGTTTCATATCGAAGTGTATGTTGCTTTTTGGAAGCTGTTTCTCACGCTGCTTCTGTTTGGCTGCACCGCGACCGCGTTTGGCATTTTGATTGCCTCCTTTTGCAAAGAGCACGAGCAGGCCAACAGCCTGCAGACGCTGATCATTTTGCCCACCAGCATGATTTCCGGTTGTCTGATGAACATTTCGATCATGCCCGACGCCGTGCAGAATGCTGCGCGGCTGACCCCTCAGTATTGGACACTGGAGGCCATCACGTCGCTGCAAAAGGGTGAACGGTTTCTGAATACGCTTCCCGACCTTCTTATCCTCGCAGGGTTTGCCAGCCTGTTTTTTCTGGTCGCTATTTTTGTGTTTAAAAGGAACCGGGATCTGAACGCGCCCTGA
- a CDS encoding 4'-phosphopantetheinyl transferase superfamily protein, producing MEKSYEFVCISFGDVRMEQSVYQKHLHPLEQKLIEHAIDKRKAEFLSGRFCVRLAYARLCGGLSTEPCVLNDCYGAPFLTANGAYSVSITHDDGLAAALVSDKHRLRAALDVQRVSSRYTDAIYRFLRPSERELVDRHSGAYGRDFMVAAMWVAKEAMSKLFQFGFSIYDILEISDFEKGGQFAVRFARLPYFQVMLRTSRDYLFGFAAPAKQMEAFGENSLQIAPISLEHFI from the coding sequence ATGGAAAAATCGTATGAATTCGTCTGCATCTCATTTGGCGACGTTCGCATGGAGCAGAGCGTTTATCAAAAGCACCTGCATCCTTTGGAACAAAAATTGATAGAGCATGCAATAGACAAACGAAAGGCTGAATTTCTGTCCGGCAGATTTTGTGTCAGGCTCGCTTACGCAAGGCTTTGCGGCGGCTTGAGCACGGAACCCTGCGTGCTGAATGACTGTTATGGCGCGCCTTTTCTGACGGCGAACGGCGCATATTCGGTAAGCATCACGCACGACGACGGGCTTGCCGCAGCACTTGTTTCGGATAAACACCGGCTTCGTGCGGCGTTGGATGTCCAGAGGGTTTCCTCTCGATACACCGACGCGATTTATCGTTTTTTGCGCCCGTCCGAAAGGGAGCTGGTTGACCGGCACAGCGGAGCCTACGGGCGAGATTTCATGGTCGCCGCCATGTGGGTCGCGAAGGAGGCAATGAGCAAGCTTTTTCAGTTCGGCTTTTCCATTTATGATATATTGGAAATATCAGATTTTGAAAAGGGTGGACAATTTGCTGTAAGATTCGCTCGTTTACCCTATTTTCAAGTGATGCTTCGAACCAGTCGGGATTATCTGTTCGGCTTTGCCGCCCCAGCGAAACAGATGGAGGCGTTCGGGGAAAATAGTCTGCAGATTGCCCCGATTTCATTGGAGCATTTTATTTGA